The sequence AACGAAGAGCGATCCGGAGACGTTTCATCGGACAAGGGCGTTCACTTGCGGCAGTGAAGATCTGGCCCGCAGACTGCCTGAGTTTCTTTAACCAGGCCACGGCAGTTTTGTAATTCTCAGCGCCGATCACCAACTGGAGGTCCTTGGCCGTCAATTCGCCTTTTGAATCAAGAAAGACACGGATGGCGAGGAACCAACGGGTCAGCGGAAGCCGGGTGCCAGAGAGCAATGTCCCCTTCAACACCAGAATTTGACGGCCACATTTTGAACAGGCCCAAACGCGGCGGTCGACACGGATCTTTCCCTTGGTCCCGTAGCAGATTTCACAGGTTGGACTTCCTCCCCATCGCTGTTGGACCACATGGTCCAAGCATGCGAAATCGTTGGGGAACATCCGCTGACATTCCGCAATTCCATCCAGGTTCATCGACTAAATCTCCTGCCACAAATTATGAAGGAGATGGATATAAAAATCAAGAATATTTGCTAATATTTATGTCCTTGTGGAGCTGATAATTTGGGTGCGACCCGTAGGTCATTCTCGCTGCCGCCTATTTGGGTTACAGTCGTAGATGGTGATGGCGTTTGCCTTGTAACCGCTCCCTGTAAGG comes from Holophagaceae bacterium and encodes:
- a CDS encoding transposase; this encodes MNLDGIAECQRMFPNDFACLDHVVQQRWGGSPTCEICYGTKGKIRVDRRVWACSKCGRQILVLKGTLLSGTRLPLTRWFLAIRVFLDSKGELTAKDLQLVIGAENYKTAVAWLKKLRQSAGQIFTAASERPCPMKRLRIALRSSRPAPSGVMLARKVVSRIKALRPGKLVSGHRQTACFEGWCNSPGLRRAKKASFTERLLELGFHLVLSAGRVATFLLNVRSPTSRSRRRAPKFDFRLIFAYLVPRA